In Labeo rohita strain BAU-BD-2019 unplaced genomic scaffold, IGBB_LRoh.1.0 scaffold_994, whole genome shotgun sequence, a genomic segment contains:
- the LOC127162640 gene encoding GTPase IMAP family member 5-like produces the protein MAEMIEGLNLVLLGRTGIGKSASGNAILGRQAFNSVKSSTSVTRDVAAESGTVCGRRVTVYDTPGLFHTVMSDDEIQQVYKDVLRRCESGPCVFLLVIKADRFTGKERKTVEKIEEILGEERLEKTWILFTRGDELEEGNMTIEEYINLSEPLKRVVQKYGRRYHVFNNKTKGQSEQVRVLLVKIIQSLR, from the coding sequence ATGGCAGAAATGATCGAAGGTTTGAATCTGGTGTTACTGGGGAGAACAGGAATCGGGAAAAGTGCTTCAGGAAACGCAATACTGGGACGACAAGCTTTCAATTCAGTGAAGAGCTCTACTTCAGTCACACGAGACGTAGCTGCGGAATCTGGGACTGTCTGTGGACGACGGGTCACTGTTTATGACACACCAGGATTGTTTCACACCGTGATGAGTGATGATGAGATTCAGCAGGTATATAAAGATGTTCTCCGGAGATGTGAATCAGGTCCCTGTGTGTTTCTGCTGGTCATCAAAGCTGACAGATTCACTGGGAAAGAGAGGAAAACTGTGGAGAAGATTGAGGAGATACTGGGAGAAGAGCGCCTGGAAAAAACCTGGATTCTCTTCACCAGAGGAGACGAACTGGAGGAAGGAAACATGACAATAGAAGAATATATTAATCtgtctgagccactgaagagaGTCGTTCAGAAATATGGTCGGAGATACCATGTGTTCAACAACAAGACGAAAGGACAGAGCGAGCAAGTGAGAGTGCTACTTGTAAAAATTATCCAGAGCTTAAGAG
- the LOC127162639 gene encoding GTPase IMAP family member 7 has translation MASSSGPTEAAGRRGSFIFDQPNMSMRLVLVGMTGAGKRSSGNTILGRKAFRVAKSPSSVTKECSKETENVAGREVAVVDTPGMFDTDITEEELLKQKISKCINMTAPGPHAIILVIKLETFTEEERLSVEKIRAVFGEEADKHTIVLFTHGDELTGSVEEFTEANEALKEILSRCGGGYHVFNNKDVEDQSQVLEFLQKVDAVVAANGGEYYTSDSYQDVENMMKTKPEQLKKLYEKKLQDIERQLEVRFAEEMKKLQERIETLTVSEQEKEEKIKELERLNKCEMTEYKRYYKSKIREARQEAEQTYTHPNIIKKIFQKFLKIKS, from the coding sequence TGTCTATGAGACTGGTGCTGGTGGGAATGACCGGAGCAGGTAAAAGGTCCTCTGGAAACACCATCCTGGGCAGAAAAGCCTTCAGAGTCGCCAAAAGCCCTTCATCTGTAACTAAAGAGTGCTCGAAAGAGACAGAAAATGTGGCTGGAAGAGAAGTCGCGGTAGTAGATACACCGGGCATGTTTGACACTGACATTACAGAGGAGGAGCTTCTGAAACAGAAGATCAGTAAGTGTATAAACATGACGGCACCTGGACCTCACGCCATCATCCTGGTCATTAAACTGGAAACGTTCACTGAAGAAGAGAGACTCTCAGTGGAGAAGATCAGAGCCGTATTTGGAGAAGAAGCAGATAAACACACAATCGTCCTCTTCACTCACGGTGACGAACTGACCGGCTCCGTTGAAGAATTCACTGAAGCCAACGAGGCTCTGAAGGAAATCCTGAGTCGCTGTGGAGGAGGATATCACGTCTTCAATAATAAAGACGTGGAGGATCAGAGTCAGGTCTTGGAGTTCCTGCAGAAAGTAGACGCTGTAGTCGCCGCTAATGGAGGTGAATATTACACCAGCGACTCTTACCAGGACGTGGAGAACATGATGAAAACTAAACCAGAGCAACTGAAGAAGCTGTATGAGAAGAAATTACAAGACATAGAGAGACAACTGGAGGTCAGATTTGCTGAAGAGATGAAGAAACTACAAGAGAGAATAGAGACACTGACAGTATCTGAGCAAGAGAAAGAAGAGAAGATCAAAGAACTGGAACGACTGAACAAATGTGAAATGACTGAGTACAAACGATATTATAAATCTAAGATCAGAGAGGCCAGACAGGAGGCAGAACAGACCTATACCCATCcgaatataataaaaaagatctTTCAGAAGTTTCTCAAAATCAAATCTTAA